CAAAGGGGGACCTGGAAGGGGCTATCAAGATCTTCAACGATATTATCAAAAAATATCCGAAAGAGAGGGAATTTGCGGCGAAATCTCAACTGTATATCGGACTGTGCTATGAAAAGTTGGGCAATGCAGTGGCCCGCACAGCCTACGAGCGCGTGGTGAGCGAATACGCCGATCAATCCGAGATTGTGGCGCAGGCGCGGGTGAGGCTGGCGGCGCTTGGCGGTCCCGGTGCTGCCGGGGGACTCGTCACACGCCGGGTTCTCACAGACGCCTCCGGCGTCGGTGGGGTCTTGACCGCGGATGGCAAGTACATCAGAGGTTTAGACTGGCACACGGGTGACGTGGTCCAGTTCGAAGTTGCCAGCGGACAGAGGACACGAATCACAAATAGGGTGCCCCTGGGTGAGGGTGACGAGTTTTACGGCTACGAAGTGTTCTCACGCGACGGAAAACGAATCGCTTACACCTTGTATACGAAGGACCGGGTCAATCAACTGCGGATTAGAAACCTGGATGGTTCGGGCCTTCGCACACTTTACAGTGAGAAAGACTTTTACATCAGACCCTTGGACTGGTCACCTGACGCAGGGTCCATCCTCGCAATTCTCGAGCATAA
This sequence is a window from Candidatus Latescibacter sp.. Protein-coding genes within it:
- a CDS encoding tetratricopeptide repeat protein, with product MQGKISPMNEKNSPAGGGIMSLKKSFLVTALLAVFLIATGALSSPEYAVLFEKAKYTMETKGDLEGAIKIFNDIIKKYPKEREFAAKSQLYIGLCYEKLGNAVARTAYERVVSEYADQSEIVAQARVRLAALGGPGAAGGLVTRRVLTDASGVGGVLTADGKYIRGLDWHTGDVVQFEVASGQRTRITNRVPLGEGDEFYGYEVFSRDGKRIAYTLYTKDRVNQLRIRNLDGSGLRTLYSEKDFYIRPLDWSPDAGSILAILEH